The Besnoitia besnoiti strain Bb-Ger1 chromosome IV, whole genome shotgun sequence genome contains a region encoding:
- a CDS encoding hypothetical protein (encoded by transcript BESB_055490) yields the protein MGLLSPDVLCTLLVTFFILRVGAFLHLWRLWTSGLTVLVGAVSSSFNKPPSGRGGRKKKEEAPQAPQLALCPVTRLAGLGVFDGFHELRDASNFLLTALASTAAVALLQVSRGPQAASSPASQSLAGALAPLPLVLVAFLYFVRLQWVIHRRFAASRRKLPFGHRTATGLFTGGLVAVALVTDLLRVRQRFEFASLLPAYLRELWAPFVDVAARCDCPFSEERLAFLGFLFSLGVGIAKAAFVTFLAFEGAVLAAPIQVEANLVSVALFKHDLLTPGTGDAVKRLQFPLVHVERFVTPLLLFLPFLWMPNVYAAFLSETGFSAVRFGGIRLVLTFLACLGLLRRAKLATQVSTLLALPHADPKDDEERKEKKYDRRSAVPASSSASSPSAPPSRSLLLRLLDLLGLPSRLLLLVALCGFLLVLQAREGRDGPLLLPPASSDEGGAPLEASREFASFASPPSVSATWTCASSGGTGVGGSGATLGQSCGEPQRPQAKQDKQLGGDASSPVASPAEEQSGEETSLAEGGGTKEPHAKAADAKPSRTCTLVWSVLGNAEQKQRSFQILGEISLREKIFWARDAARGLLPFNSSSFVPFIQQLTSVVLVGFLATTAFLFTFASTEVRQRGLRRLSIWDSPAP from the exons ATGGGACTCCTTTCGCCAGACGTCCTCTGCACGCTCCTGGTGACGTTCTTCATCCTCCGCGTTGGCGCCTTTCTCCATCTCTGGCGCCTGTGGACGAGCGG ACTGACGGTCCTCGTGGGCGCCGTGTCCTCCTCCTTCAACAAGCCGCCTTCtggacgaggcggaagaaaaaagaaggaagaagccccgcaggcgccgcagctcgcttTGTGCCCG GTTACCCGTTTGGCAGGTCTGGGCGTTTTTGACGGCTTCCACGAGTTGCGCGACGCCTCCAACTTCCTGCTGACGgccctcgcctccacagccgcgGTTGCGCTTCTCCAAGTTTCCCGAGGGCCTcaggcggcctcctcgcctgcctctcagagcctggctggcgcgctggcgccgctgccgctggtgCTGGTTGCGTTCCTCTATTTTGT GCGCCTGCAGTGGGTTATCCATCGGCGGTTCGCTGCCTCACGCCGGAAGCTCCCCTTTGGTCACCGCACAGCCAC CGGCTTGTTCACCGGAGGTCTCgttgccgtcgccctcgtcacCGATCTCCTCCGTGTGAGGCAGCGATTTGAGTTTGCCTCGCTTCTTCCAGCGT ACCTGCGAGAGCTATGGGCGCCCTTTGTAGACGTTGCGGCGCGATGCGACTGCCCCTTCAGCGA GGAGCGCCTGGCTTTCCTCGGGTTTCTGTTTTCGCTCGGCGTTGGCATCGCGAAGGCCGCTTTCGTGACTTTCCTCGCGTTCGAAGGGGCCGTTCTCGCAGCCCCGATTCAGGTCGAGGCCAAtctcgtctccgtcgccctgtTCAAGCAC GACTTGCTCACGCCGGGAACAGGGGACGCCGTGAAGCGACTGCAGTTTCCTTTGGTCCACGTGGAGAGATTTGTcactcctctccttcttttcctcccTTTTCTCTGGATGCCGAATGTATACGCGGCGTTTCTCAG CGAGACAGGCTTCTCTGCGGTTCGCTTCGGGGGCATTCGACTGGTGCTCACCTTTCTGGCGTGCCTCGGTCTGCTTCGGCGGGCGAAGCTTGCGACGCAG GTGTCTACGCTGTTGGCCTTGCCGCATGCCGACCCGAAGGATGACGAAGAGCGAAAGGAGAAAAAGTACGACAGAAGATCGGCGGTccccgcgtcttcgtccgcctcctctccctcagCA CCGCCGAGTCGCTCGCTGCTACTCCGCCTGCTTGACCTCCTCGGTCTGCCCTCTCGACTTTTGCTTCTCGTTgccctctgcggctttctgctcgtgctgcaggcgcgggaggGGCGCGACGGGCCTCTGCTGCTCCCTCCGGCGTCCTCTG acgaaggcggggCGCCCCTCGAGGCCTCGCGAGAGTTCGCGTCGTtcgcctccccgccctctgtctccgcgacTTGGACttgcgcgtcgtcgggcgGAACGGGcgtgggcggcagcggcgcgactcTTGGGCAGAGCTGCGGTGAGCCTCAGCGGCCTCAGGCCAAACAGGACAagcagctcggcggcgacgcgtcctcGCCTGTCGCTTCGCCCGCAGAGGAGCAGAGTGGAGAGGAGACATCATTggcagaggggggggggacgaaGGAACCCCACGCGAAGGCTGCCGACGCGAAACCCAGTCGAACTTGCACGCTGGTGTGGAGTGTGCTGGGCAACGCcgagcagaagcagcgcagCTTCCAGATTCTCGGAGAGATCTCCTTGAGGGAAAAGATCTTCTG GGcccgagacgcagcgcgcggtcTGCTCCCCTTTAACTCCTCTTCCTTCGTGCCCTTTATCCAGCAACTCACCAGCGTTGTGCTCGTCGGATTCCTCGCCACCACCGCGTTTCTGTTCACCTTCGCCTCAACCGAAGTTAG GCAACGCGGCCTTCGACGGCTTTCCATTTGGGACAGTCCGGCGCCTTGA